ACAAGAAATTGGTGTTGGTCGATGCACAGAATCTCGTGAAAATGAAGTCTATAAAATACTAGGGCATGAGTATATGTCGGTTGTTTGCCGTTCCGGTAAGTGGAAACCGGGGCGTAAAAAGTTAGAATACTCTAGCGGAGTGATGACGGACGCGCGCGATGGCAAAACATATAAGACTGTCACGTATAATTGGGGCGATATTACGCAGACGTGGATGGCCGAAAATCTGAACTATACAGATGCGACATCTAGTAAAACGTGCTGGGATGGTGATTCTTCTTGTGATTATGGCCGTTATTATACGTGGCGAACTGCGATGGATTTGGATTGGTCTTCTATAAAAATGACGTCTCGTATTCATGAATTTATATGGAATGATGCCGACAGTACTTATAAGGATAAATGGGAAACCGTGGCTGTAGAGGATATGTGTTTGAAGAAAGGTTATCTTGAAGGCGCAAGTGATAGTGTAAAGTATGCTTATTGCTATGTAAAATCACCGGATGGCAAATGTGTGGCTAATGATACCGCAGATAACGTTTACAGTTATTGTTATAGAAAGTATGATGGTTGTCACTTGGATTTGTCGGAATCTGTTTTCCGAACAAAGCCTGTTGCTTATCGCGGTGTGTGCCCGGAAGGATGGAGAATCCCCAATAAGGAAGATTGGGAAATCTTGGGGCAAAATGTTGCCGCACGAGGAGCCTCGTTTACCGATGTCTATGGAAGCGGTTTTGGATATACTGCGCCGATGAGCGACGTCAGGTATGCTTTGGTTCCTAGCGAGAATGATGTAGGCCGTATCTCCTTTACGGCTTTTGTTGGAAGTGAGAACGTTTCTATAGATATGTATATGAATTTTACAGATGCTCCTAGGAATGCACTCCCGTTCTTTGTGCTAAATAATGAAATGTTTGTTCGCTGCATCAAAAATTGAATTTGATCCCCAAAAAACATGAGTGTAAGGAGGAAATGTGGGACAGGAGACGGGCTTCGGCCCGCCTTCTTTTTTTTGCTTTGGTCGAAGATGGTGTCATGGCGGACTTGATCCGCCATCTCTATACCTATTTGCTAATAACTAAAACTAGTAACTATAAACTACTTTATTTGTATTATAGAAAATGATAAAATTTTTATAAAAATAACAAAAATGCTTAAATTTAAATAAAAACATAAAATATTTATCCTTAAACTATTGACTTTTTAAATTTTTTGTTTTATATTTCATCTTGTAAACGGCTCGGACTTTAAAATCAAGAGGCTGTTTGTGTTAGGAGGAACAAATGAAGGATGTACTTAAGTACACGAATTATCACCAGTATATTGCGGATTACTATGCCGAGAAAAAGGCAAAATCTGCGTTTACTTGGCAGACTTTTACGCGGGCGGCCGGGTTTTCGTCGCCTGTGTTCCTGAAATACGTGAGCGAAGGCCGCTCGAATCTGGGCGAAGAGACGGCGCGCCAGGTCGCGAATGCAATGGGTCTTGTTGGTTATGAACAAGATTATTTTGTCGAAATGGTCAAGTTTGGTCATGCGAAAACGGACGAAGAGAAGAAATCTATTTTCAATAGAATGCTTGCGATTGCCGACATCCACAAAGTGAGGGTTGTTGAAGGCGAGTCGTTCCGCTTTTTTGAAGACTGGAAAAATCCGGTGCTCCGTGAACTTGCCCCGGCAATGCCTGGAGCAAAGCCTTTGGCGATGGCGCATGCTTGCCGCCCCGAAGTTTCGGCGGCCGAAGTCTCTGAAACGCTGAATTTTTTGGTCAAAGCGAATTTGCTCCAGAAGGACAAGGACGGGAATTACACCCAGACGGATAAAATCGTGACGAGCGGGCCGATGAATTTTGCTCCGCTCGCGCTTCGCGGGCTGCAGCGCCAAATGGGCGAGATCGCGCTTGGCGCGATTGAAAATGTCCCGCAGGATGAACGACATTTCTCGGGGCTTACGCTTGGCATCACCCGCGAAGCGTATAAAAAAATCGTGCAGGAAATTGCCGATTTTCAAAAGCGCGTCATTGCGATTGCAACGAGCGAATCTGCAACAGACGAGGTCTATCGTTTGAACGTGCAGCTCTTCCCGATGACAAAAAAGAGTGTTAATAAAGGCTAGGAGGAAACTATGAATTTCAATAAAATTACTTTGGCTGCGCTGATGGCGCTCCTTTATGCGGCTTGCACAGACGAAAATGGTTCGCTTGGCGCGATGGGCGGTGCCGAACAGGATCAGGGCATGTATGCTTTTGTTGGGCAGATTGGCAATATTTACCCAAAGTTGATGAAGGTCGCTGATTCGGCAAATTCGGAAATCAATCCTTCGGAATATGAAGGTTCCGTGTTTGCGGCGAAAGGCGCGAAAGTGACCGTTTATGAGCTGGATTCGTTGACACTTGAAAAAACGGGCCGTTCTTTTGCGGGTGCCGTGGATAACGATAGCGGTCGTTTTGCGTTTGAATCGCTGGCTTTGAACAGTCCGTATGTACTGATCGAAACTTTGGATTCTTGCTATACGGAAGGTTGCCGGGAACGTGGTGTATTTTACGAGAATAATTCGACTTTGCTTGAAAGTGCAATGGATACTGTGGACGTTCCTTTTTATTTGCAGGTGCAGCAGGCTGTTGTGAATTTGCGGAATGTGAAAAAGGTAAGTGTTAGCACTTTGACGACATTGAAAATCCCGTTGTTGCAAAAGTATTTTGCTGAAGGGAGGTCTTTTGCTGAAGCAAGCGATTTAGCTGAACGTGAAATCCTTGAAAATTTTGGGATATATGAGAATCTAGGTTCCTTTGAAAATTTGATGGGCGAAAATTCGGAA
The genomic region above belongs to Fibrobacter sp. UWB4 and contains:
- a CDS encoding TIGR02147 family protein translates to MKDVLKYTNYHQYIADYYAEKKAKSAFTWQTFTRAAGFSSPVFLKYVSEGRSNLGEETARQVANAMGLVGYEQDYFVEMVKFGHAKTDEEKKSIFNRMLAIADIHKVRVVEGESFRFFEDWKNPVLRELAPAMPGAKPLAMAHACRPEVSAAEVSETLNFLVKANLLQKDKDGNYTQTDKIVTSGPMNFAPLALRGLQRQMGEIALGAIENVPQDERHFSGLTLGITREAYKKIVQEIADFQKRVIAIATSESATDEVYRLNVQLFPMTKKSVNKG